A region of Myxococcales bacterium DNA encodes the following proteins:
- a CDS encoding GNAT family N-acetyltransferase codes for MKTEFRRLSKAYVEAHARDFTVLIGGWEHGDWREANFTSDLEKKWEYSFGFFRDEQLVGFCMASGKIPTAYYVHLLFVSEEHRAFGVGKDFFAMCIEHCRSLGLRSIDLKCPVSNPRGLRFYQSIGFHVVDSDGADQTLTLSLACISSCTFESPSLVRRAGKGPRENRRRPVSATIPARPPSSERTRLRGARPRPRPSPWPRRGSPPRRSAPRCPRSRGSSGHPPR; via the coding sequence ATGAAGACCGAGTTCCGACGCTTGTCCAAGGCCTATGTGGAGGCGCACGCGCGCGATTTCACGGTGCTCATCGGGGGCTGGGAGCACGGCGACTGGCGCGAGGCGAACTTCACCTCCGACCTCGAGAAGAAGTGGGAGTACTCTTTCGGCTTCTTTCGCGACGAGCAGCTCGTCGGCTTCTGCATGGCGTCGGGCAAGATCCCGACCGCATACTACGTGCACCTGCTCTTCGTGTCCGAGGAGCACCGCGCCTTCGGCGTGGGCAAAGACTTCTTCGCGATGTGCATCGAGCACTGCCGGAGCCTCGGCCTGCGCTCCATCGATCTCAAGTGCCCCGTCTCCAACCCGCGGGGGCTCCGCTTCTATCAATCGATTGGCTTTCACGTCGTCGACTCCGACGGGGCCGACCAGACCCTCACGTTGTCGCTCGCGTGCATCAGCTCGTGCACCTTCGAGTCACCGTCCCTTGTCCGGCGCGCGGGCAAGGGGCCGAGAGAGAACCGAAGGCGCCCGGTGAGCGCCACCATCCCAGCGCGACCGCCCTCAAGTGAGCGAACGCGCCTCAGGGGCGCACGGCCTCGCCCACGGCCCTCGCCCTGGCCTCGGAGAGGGTCACCTCCTCGGCGATCAGCGCCGCGGTGCCCGCGAAGCCGAGGTTCATCAGGGCATCCACCACGCTAA
- a CDS encoding vanadium-dependent haloperoxidase, whose amino-acid sequence MLRSYRLRAKLSWSIRLAALGALPLLAAGLGGCPDTPTEPQPDAAPDVVVVPATGAWRDVATSLPSALLAVSGTSRSDVYVVGADKGAGPAVHHFDGTAWTPLATGQRGDLWWVNALPGGPVFMAGASGMVLRYQAGKFERMPTPGLAKQTIFGVHALAANDVYAVGGASGRDGFIWHFDGTSFKEERLPDDLPRTDKGESPGLFKVWGEGDDVWAVGGAGTVLHKKKGGAFKVVPSGVTETLFTVHGTGGKVYAVGGASNGRALEIDAATETVRDISPTDTALIQGVFARGSRVFAAGERGLVYEMKLGGAKLVPTLTQPTVKVQSFHATWIAPEGDVIAVGGEVLSPALAAGGVAHFGDRELPRILAPAPDAGPDGETPQAVCPPAVIAEGATKSIARRWNEQLVASIRRDIPRPTVHARNLFHSSAAMWDAWAAYDTTADGVFLRERQTAADVAAARKEAISYAAFRVLERRYKKASGGDVSVACYRAVMKDLGYDPADTSEFGDTPRGLGNRVAKAVLAAGDADGSNEAGGYADLSPYTSLNPALVVDAPGVTMTDKGAWQPLNLSVAATQNGIIVPAGVQEYIGSGWGGVRPFAMKRASASVPWHDPGPAPDFAPELKPLVVEVLRTSSFLDPNDGETMDTSPGAVGNNPLGTNDGKGRPQNPVTGQPYAPAMAKRGDFGRVLAEFWADGPKSETPPGHWNVLANSVADAPNPPRKLFGAGPDLDPLSWDVHVYLALNGAVHDAAITAWDIKRRTARARPIAWVRYMSQKGQSSDPSGAAYSPEGLPLVPGLVEVITKESAAPGQRHANLSLFVGQIAIKTWRGEPGDHTTELSGVGWVRGVDWMPYQRRNFVTPGFPGFISGHSTFSRASAEVLTALTGSPFFPGGFAEAVCPKDKYLVFEIGPTADVHLQWASYYDAADQAGQSRIWGGIHISPDDFVGRRLGSQIGKDATALARTYYEGTAVP is encoded by the coding sequence ATGCTCCGCTCTTACAGGCTCCGCGCCAAGCTCTCGTGGTCCATCCGGCTCGCCGCGCTCGGCGCGCTTCCGCTGCTCGCGGCAGGCCTCGGCGGCTGCCCGGACACCCCCACCGAGCCGCAGCCCGACGCGGCCCCCGACGTCGTCGTGGTGCCGGCGACCGGCGCGTGGCGCGACGTCGCGACGAGCCTCCCGAGCGCGCTCCTCGCGGTGAGCGGCACCTCGCGCAGCGATGTCTATGTGGTCGGCGCGGACAAGGGCGCCGGCCCCGCGGTCCATCACTTCGACGGCACGGCGTGGACTCCACTGGCCACCGGCCAGCGCGGGGATCTCTGGTGGGTGAACGCGCTGCCCGGCGGGCCTGTGTTCATGGCCGGCGCCTCGGGCATGGTGCTCCGGTACCAGGCCGGCAAGTTCGAACGAATGCCCACTCCGGGGCTCGCCAAACAGACCATCTTCGGAGTGCACGCGCTCGCCGCCAACGATGTCTACGCGGTGGGCGGGGCGAGCGGGCGCGACGGCTTCATTTGGCATTTCGACGGCACGTCTTTCAAGGAAGAGCGCCTCCCGGACGATCTCCCGAGGACCGACAAGGGAGAGTCGCCGGGGCTCTTCAAGGTGTGGGGCGAGGGCGACGACGTCTGGGCCGTCGGCGGCGCGGGCACGGTGCTCCATAAGAAGAAGGGCGGCGCGTTCAAGGTCGTCCCGAGCGGCGTCACCGAGACGCTCTTCACCGTGCACGGCACGGGCGGCAAGGTATACGCCGTAGGGGGCGCGTCGAACGGGCGCGCCCTCGAGATCGACGCGGCCACCGAGACCGTGCGCGACATCTCGCCGACCGACACGGCGCTCATCCAGGGGGTCTTCGCGCGCGGCAGCCGCGTGTTCGCCGCCGGCGAGCGCGGGCTCGTGTACGAGATGAAGCTCGGCGGCGCGAAGCTCGTCCCCACCCTGACGCAGCCGACCGTGAAGGTGCAGTCGTTCCACGCCACGTGGATCGCCCCCGAGGGCGACGTGATCGCGGTCGGCGGGGAGGTGCTCTCGCCCGCGCTCGCGGCGGGCGGCGTGGCGCACTTCGGCGACCGGGAGCTCCCGCGCATCCTCGCCCCCGCGCCCGACGCGGGCCCCGACGGCGAGACGCCGCAGGCCGTGTGCCCGCCGGCGGTCATCGCAGAGGGCGCCACCAAGTCGATCGCGCGGCGCTGGAACGAACAGCTTGTCGCGTCCATTCGGCGCGATATTCCCCGCCCGACGGTCCACGCGCGGAACCTGTTCCACTCTTCCGCCGCCATGTGGGACGCCTGGGCCGCCTACGACACCACCGCGGACGGCGTGTTCCTGAGAGAGCGCCAGACCGCCGCCGACGTGGCCGCCGCGCGCAAGGAGGCGATCTCCTACGCGGCCTTCCGCGTGCTCGAGCGCCGCTACAAGAAGGCGAGCGGCGGCGACGTTTCGGTCGCCTGCTACCGCGCCGTCATGAAGGACCTCGGCTACGACCCCGCCGACACGAGCGAGTTCGGCGACACCCCTCGCGGGCTCGGCAACCGTGTGGCCAAGGCCGTGCTCGCCGCCGGGGACGCCGACGGCTCCAACGAGGCAGGGGGTTACGCCGATCTCTCGCCGTACACCTCGCTGAACCCCGCGCTCGTCGTCGACGCCCCGGGCGTGACGATGACCGACAAGGGCGCGTGGCAGCCGCTCAACCTCTCGGTCGCCGCCACCCAGAACGGCATCATTGTGCCCGCGGGTGTGCAGGAGTACATCGGCTCCGGCTGGGGCGGCGTGCGCCCCTTCGCGATGAAGCGCGCGTCGGCTTCGGTGCCGTGGCACGACCCCGGCCCCGCGCCCGACTTCGCGCCCGAGCTGAAGCCCCTCGTCGTCGAGGTGCTCCGCACCTCGAGCTTCCTCGACCCGAACGACGGCGAGACGATGGACACCTCGCCGGGCGCGGTGGGCAACAACCCCCTCGGGACGAACGACGGCAAGGGCCGCCCGCAGAACCCCGTGACCGGCCAACCGTACGCGCCCGCGATGGCGAAGCGCGGCGACTTCGGCCGCGTGCTCGCCGAGTTCTGGGCCGACGGCCCCAAGTCCGAGACGCCGCCCGGCCACTGGAACGTGCTCGCGAACTCGGTCGCCGACGCGCCGAACCCTCCGCGCAAGCTCTTCGGCGCGGGGCCCGACCTCGATCCCTTGTCCTGGGACGTTCATGTGTATCTTGCACTCAACGGCGCCGTCCACGACGCCGCCATTACGGCGTGGGACATCAAGCGGCGCACCGCGCGGGCACGCCCCATCGCGTGGGTGCGTTACATGTCGCAGAAGGGCCAGTCGAGCGATCCCTCGGGCGCGGCCTACTCGCCGGAGGGGCTGCCCCTCGTCCCGGGCCTCGTAGAGGTCATCACCAAGGAGAGCGCGGCCCCGGGCCAGCGGCACGCGAACCTGTCGCTCTTCGTAGGCCAGATCGCCATCAAGACCTGGCGCGGCGAGCCCGGCGATCACACCACCGAGCTCTCCGGCGTCGGCTGGGTGCGCGGGGTCGACTGGATGCCCTACCAGCGCCGAAACTTCGTCACGCCCGGCTTCCCCGGCTTCATCTCGGGCCACAGCACCTTCAGCCGGGCCAGCGCCGAGGTGCTCACCGCGCTCACGGGCAGTCCCTTCTTCCCGGGCGGCTTCGCTGAGGCCGTCTGCCCGAAGGACAAATACCTCGTCTTCGAGATCGGTCCGACCGCCGACGTGCACCTCCAGTGGGCCTCGTACTACGACGCAGCCGATCAAGCCGGTCAGTCGCGCATTTGGGGTGGGATCCACATCTCCCCGGACGACTTCGTGGGGCGTCGCCTCGGCTCGCAGATAGGCAAAGACGCGACCGCCCTCGCGCGCACCTATTACGAAGGCACGGCCGTGCCGTAG
- a CDS encoding haloacid dehalogenase-like hydrolase gives MGTARSALFGESRRGAHSGAGVHTRLVERFRVHGAPIDFRELCLRAVPTSTRLLVLDLDRTVHLDRNMGELLGWEIAAHLGYGPEYLADLEPTRAPGRMFLAPSRPLSSLRYLARAVALWGPPGLFYLVWGKLAWGASSLRRSTFRRFGPEPVRAVQRVPQHALLHQLAALPRATVRELATRVLRRHAADQTLDRADLDWLRARCPGLRVVLSSASPRPIVEAAAAELGADDFLSTEVEELEDGSSAPCDLSRLGRPLGAPGHISRPSRQRINAGPAKLEALCARYPDLLDPEVESVGMTDTGYGEDHSWTELFRTVIDVNSTAPFPPVVSYASPTRAVHSALLLTRAERDGAPPRLPTAEARELSARELGEVLGGLPAEIEALAGQLAAAEAEHADARDAARAALLAVEPELEATVERYNDASPRARPAELAELGRLLAQRDRLGARIVEIERPLSDLAFALTVALEAARASLTRPPAAPTPSMPLAVAVPHQG, from the coding sequence ATGGGAACGGCACGCAGCGCGCTCTTTGGTGAGTCACGCCGGGGCGCGCACTCGGGCGCCGGCGTCCACACGAGGCTCGTGGAGCGCTTTCGGGTCCACGGAGCGCCCATCGACTTCCGCGAGCTGTGCCTCCGCGCCGTGCCGACGAGCACGCGCCTGCTCGTGCTCGACCTCGACCGCACCGTGCACCTCGACCGCAACATGGGCGAGCTGCTCGGCTGGGAGATCGCCGCGCACCTCGGGTACGGGCCCGAATACCTCGCCGACCTCGAGCCCACACGCGCGCCTGGGAGAATGTTCCTGGCGCCCTCGCGCCCGCTCTCGAGTCTCCGCTACCTCGCGCGGGCGGTCGCGCTGTGGGGACCGCCAGGCCTCTTCTACCTCGTGTGGGGCAAGCTCGCGTGGGGCGCCTCTTCCTTGCGCCGCAGCACGTTCCGCCGCTTTGGCCCGGAGCCCGTGCGCGCCGTCCAGCGGGTGCCGCAGCACGCGCTCCTCCATCAGCTCGCCGCGCTCCCCCGGGCCACGGTGCGCGAGCTCGCCACGCGCGTGCTGCGCCGCCACGCAGCCGACCAGACCCTCGATCGCGCCGATCTCGACTGGCTCCGAGCACGCTGCCCGGGGCTCCGGGTCGTTCTGAGCAGCGCCTCGCCTCGCCCCATCGTGGAGGCCGCCGCCGCCGAGCTCGGCGCCGACGATTTCCTCTCCACGGAGGTCGAGGAGTTGGAAGACGGCTCGAGCGCCCCGTGCGATCTCTCCCGGCTGGGCCGGCCCCTCGGCGCGCCGGGGCACATCTCGCGCCCGAGCCGACAGCGCATCAACGCGGGCCCCGCGAAGCTCGAGGCGCTCTGCGCGCGCTACCCCGACCTCCTCGATCCCGAGGTCGAGAGTGTGGGGATGACCGACACGGGTTATGGCGAAGATCACTCCTGGACCGAGCTGTTCCGCACGGTCATCGACGTGAACAGCACCGCGCCCTTCCCCCCCGTGGTGTCGTACGCCTCGCCGACGCGCGCGGTCCACTCGGCGCTGCTGCTCACGCGCGCCGAGCGCGACGGCGCGCCCCCCCGTCTCCCGACGGCCGAGGCTCGCGAGCTCTCGGCCCGCGAGCTTGGCGAGGTGCTCGGTGGCCTCCCCGCCGAGATCGAGGCGCTCGCCGGTCAGCTCGCGGCCGCCGAGGCCGAGCACGCGGACGCGCGCGACGCGGCGCGAGCGGCGCTCCTCGCCGTGGAGCCCGAGCTCGAGGCCACCGTCGAGCGCTACAACGACGCGAGCCCCCGCGCGCGCCCCGCGGAGCTCGCGGAGCTGGGGCGGCTCCTCGCTCAACGTGACCGCCTGGGCGCCCGCATCGTGGAGATCGAGCGGCCGCTCTCCGACCTCGCGTTCGCGCTCACCGTCGCCCTCGAGGCGGCGCGGGCCTCGCTCACTCGCCCGCCCGCCGCGCCCACGCCTTCGATGCCCCTCGCGGTGGCGGTACCTCACCAAGGGTGA
- a CDS encoding amidohydrolase family protein, whose translation MILAASATACGSEGLPPSEDASVSDATPPDATPAKDGAAPDAGDAGSPDASADSTAPDGGADSTAPDGGPGDGGDGGPPPEPSIVPGLPGRTLLAGTILTATGAITGEVLVVGDTIQCVEPGNTCSSHPDAAGATRIETQGVISPGLIDTHNHILFDVFDADDWAPIMSYQNHDQWTNEPGYHEMLDVKHCLANDSQGKPAWCAATVYGTAAGSLRCEMDKWGELKGLVSGTTSIVGLPGTSAGCFGSLARSVDVSQNGLGTDTVQTSALFPPSDANAVCANFASGRTTSFIAHCGEGVDARSLNEFARLGVSTPPGCLYAPQTTLTHGVAFGANEFLSMAATGMKLVWSPQSNLSLYGATANIPLAVDSGVLIALGPDWSMGGSQNMLDELRFASNWSTTRWAGRFTSRDLVTMATANGATVLALDDRLGKIAPGYLADISVFRGNVGAPYDAVVTASPREVTLVMVGGVALYGDTVLEPSAPAAPGCETVDICGRPKFLCAATSTPANKLDQTFAQIQTALSQALAETDAIRAPAKAFSPLTPLVKCPPP comes from the coding sequence ATGATCCTCGCTGCGTCTGCCACCGCGTGTGGGTCGGAGGGCCTGCCCCCCTCCGAGGACGCGAGCGTCTCGGACGCCACGCCACCGGACGCCACACCCGCCAAGGACGGCGCGGCGCCCGACGCCGGCGACGCGGGCAGCCCCGACGCGAGCGCTGACTCCACGGCGCCGGACGGCGGCGCTGACTCCACGGCGCCGGACGGCGGCCCAGGCGACGGTGGCGACGGCGGTCCGCCTCCCGAGCCCAGCATCGTGCCGGGCCTCCCCGGGCGCACGCTGCTCGCGGGGACGATCCTCACGGCGACTGGAGCGATCACCGGCGAGGTGCTCGTCGTCGGAGACACGATCCAGTGCGTGGAGCCGGGCAACACGTGCTCGAGCCACCCGGACGCGGCGGGAGCCACGCGAATCGAGACCCAGGGCGTCATCTCGCCAGGGCTCATCGACACGCACAACCACATCTTGTTCGACGTGTTCGACGCCGACGACTGGGCGCCGATCATGTCCTATCAGAACCACGACCAGTGGACCAACGAGCCCGGGTATCACGAGATGCTCGACGTGAAGCACTGCCTCGCGAACGACTCGCAGGGCAAGCCCGCCTGGTGCGCCGCGACGGTGTACGGCACCGCCGCCGGCAGCCTGCGCTGCGAGATGGACAAGTGGGGTGAGCTGAAGGGCCTCGTGTCCGGGACCACGAGCATCGTCGGCCTCCCAGGGACGAGCGCCGGCTGCTTTGGCAGCCTCGCCCGCTCCGTGGACGTCTCGCAGAACGGACTCGGCACCGACACCGTCCAGACGAGCGCGCTCTTTCCTCCGAGCGACGCCAACGCCGTCTGCGCGAACTTCGCGTCCGGGCGAACCACCTCGTTCATCGCGCACTGCGGAGAGGGCGTCGACGCTCGGAGCCTCAACGAGTTCGCGCGTCTGGGTGTCTCGACGCCGCCCGGCTGCCTCTACGCCCCGCAGACCACGTTGACCCACGGCGTCGCCTTTGGCGCGAACGAGTTTCTCAGCATGGCAGCGACGGGCATGAAGCTCGTGTGGTCTCCCCAGTCCAACCTGTCGCTGTACGGCGCCACGGCCAACATCCCGCTCGCCGTCGACTCGGGAGTGCTCATCGCCCTCGGCCCCGACTGGTCGATGGGCGGAAGCCAGAACATGCTCGACGAGCTTCGGTTCGCGTCGAACTGGAGCACGACGCGCTGGGCGGGGCGCTTCACCTCGAGGGACCTCGTGACCATGGCCACCGCGAACGGCGCCACCGTGCTCGCGCTCGACGACCGCCTCGGGAAAATTGCCCCTGGCTACCTCGCCGACATCTCGGTCTTCCGCGGGAACGTGGGCGCCCCCTACGACGCGGTCGTCACCGCGAGCCCGAGGGAGGTCACCCTCGTGATGGTAGGCGGGGTCGCGCTTTACGGGGACACGGTGCTCGAGCCGTCGGCGCCCGCGGCCCCTGGCTGCGAGACCGTCGACATCTGCGGGCGGCCGAAATTCCTCTGCGCGGCGACGTCCACCCCGGCCAACAAGCTCGACCAGACCTTCGCCCAGATCCAGACGGCGCTCTCTCAAGCGCTCGCCGAGACCGACGCCATACGCGCACCCGCGAAGGCGTTCTCACCGCTCACGCCGCTGGTGAAGTGTCCCCCTCCGTGA
- a CDS encoding urate hydroxylase PuuD, which yields MSAHLREITDLVVRWVHIIAGIMWIGNSLLFNWLDRNLEKVPGRTKLHEGEIWLLHSGAFYQVEKKLLAPGEMPKVLHWFKWQNFTTWASGIALLVVVYYMGGASLMGDPSIAKLHPHALIGLGVGSILVSWVVYDLLWKTLGKVSAPAATALSIAGLFAAAYGLTHAMSGRAAFLHVGVIMGTCMTGNVWMTIVPSQRELVRATEDGREQDKTLSLKAKQRSIHNNYLTFPLLFIMVSNHFPAVTGAKWSWAALFVVMATGALVRHFMNVRFVFKPWFPITVGVVIAGLLGTYVLTARWDDAPSTNTTPVRFAEARAIIEARCTSCHAQNPTDDVWKAAPVGIMLDTPERMQQLAPRIRERASVLKTMPLANKTGMTPEERDTLGRWVAQGAKLD from the coding sequence GTGAGCGCACACCTCAGGGAGATCACCGATCTCGTCGTCCGCTGGGTCCACATCATCGCGGGCATCATGTGGATCGGCAACTCGCTGCTCTTCAACTGGCTCGACCGAAACCTCGAGAAGGTGCCCGGCCGCACCAAGCTGCACGAGGGGGAGATCTGGCTGCTCCACTCGGGCGCCTTCTACCAGGTCGAGAAGAAGCTCCTCGCCCCCGGCGAGATGCCCAAGGTGCTGCACTGGTTCAAGTGGCAGAACTTCACCACCTGGGCGAGCGGCATCGCGCTGCTCGTCGTGGTCTATTACATGGGCGGCGCGTCGCTCATGGGCGATCCGAGCATCGCCAAGCTGCACCCACACGCCCTCATCGGCCTCGGCGTCGGCAGCATCCTCGTCTCGTGGGTTGTCTACGACCTTCTGTGGAAGACGCTCGGCAAGGTCAGCGCGCCGGCCGCCACGGCTCTCTCCATCGCGGGGCTGTTCGCGGCGGCCTATGGGCTCACGCACGCCATGAGCGGGCGCGCCGCGTTCCTCCACGTGGGCGTCATCATGGGCACCTGCATGACGGGCAACGTGTGGATGACCATCGTGCCTTCGCAGCGCGAGCTCGTCCGGGCCACCGAGGACGGCCGCGAGCAGGACAAGACCCTGAGCCTCAAGGCCAAGCAGCGGAGTATCCACAACAACTACCTCACGTTCCCGCTGCTGTTCATCATGGTGTCGAACCATTTCCCCGCCGTCACCGGCGCCAAGTGGAGCTGGGCGGCGCTGTTCGTCGTGATGGCCACGGGCGCTCTCGTGCGCCACTTCATGAACGTGCGGTTCGTGTTCAAGCCGTGGTTCCCCATCACGGTGGGCGTCGTGATCGCGGGGCTGCTCGGCACCTACGTCCTCACCGCGCGCTGGGACGACGCCCCCTCGACCAACACCACGCCCGTGCGCTTCGCCGAGGCGCGGGCCATCATCGAGGCGCGCTGCACCTCGTGCCACGCGCAGAACCCCACGGACGACGTGTGGAAGGCGGCGCCCGTGGGCATCATGCTCGACACGCCCGAGCGCATGCAGCAGCTCGCGCCGCGTATCCGCGAGCGGGCGTCGGTCCTCAAGACCATGCCCCTCGCCAACAAGACGGGCATGACTCCGGAAGAGCGAGACACCCTCGGTCGCTGGGTCGCCCAGGGCGCGAAGCTCGACTGA
- a CDS encoding prolyl oligopeptidase family serine peptidase — protein MRLRFVALAAAFVPFLLRCSSTDAPGGATTADGAVPTASTPPTGSTPPTATVTPEGGPADAGRDTGASDASSEEDAEPPPPPLPTTSPGCGLAASPSPAAGVRKTVTVGGVARSFVLFVPAGYDPTRAYPVVLVFHGIGATGAQMAQFIAMQTYAAGEAIVAFPDGRGGAWDLGGTTDLDFFDALTADLENTLCVNPQRAFAVGFSYGAYMTNYLACNRPRTVRAIVAAAGSFAGTGCGSTAALVYHRADDNDEPVANGRNARDAWLSYNGCASTSTPSPAPMDGLGCVTYDGCAAGTPVVWCEDRGASAYKHDFRDVYRVPAWNWLNQF, from the coding sequence ATGCGCCTTCGCTTCGTCGCCCTCGCCGCCGCCTTCGTGCCCTTTCTGCTGCGGTGCTCCAGCACCGACGCGCCGGGCGGCGCGACGACGGCTGACGGGGCCGTCCCCACCGCGTCGACCCCGCCGACGGGGAGCACTCCGCCCACGGCCACGGTGACCCCTGAGGGCGGCCCGGCCGACGCGGGCCGCGACACGGGCGCGAGCGACGCGTCGTCGGAGGAGGACGCCGAGCCGCCGCCGCCCCCGCTGCCCACCACGAGCCCCGGGTGCGGGCTCGCCGCGAGCCCGAGCCCCGCCGCGGGGGTCCGCAAGACGGTGACGGTGGGCGGCGTGGCGCGCTCGTTCGTGCTCTTCGTGCCGGCCGGCTACGACCCCACGCGCGCGTACCCCGTGGTCCTCGTCTTTCACGGCATCGGCGCCACGGGCGCGCAGATGGCGCAGTTCATCGCCATGCAGACGTACGCGGCGGGCGAGGCGATCGTGGCGTTCCCCGACGGTCGCGGTGGGGCGTGGGATCTGGGCGGCACGACCGATCTCGACTTCTTCGACGCGCTCACGGCCGATCTAGAGAACACGCTCTGCGTGAACCCGCAGCGCGCGTTCGCCGTGGGCTTCAGCTACGGCGCGTACATGACGAACTACCTCGCCTGCAACCGCCCGCGGACCGTGCGCGCGATCGTGGCCGCGGCCGGCTCCTTCGCAGGGACGGGGTGCGGCTCCACCGCGGCGCTCGTCTACCACCGCGCCGACGACAACGACGAGCCCGTGGCCAATGGCCGCAACGCGCGCGACGCGTGGCTCTCCTACAACGGCTGCGCGTCCACATCGACCCCGTCGCCCGCCCCGATGGACGGCCTCGGCTGCGTCACCTACGACGGCTGCGCCGCCGGCACCCCGGTCGTGTGGTGCGAAGACCGCGGCGCGAGCGCGTACAAGCACGACTTCCGCGACGTGTACCGGGTCCCCGCGTGGAACTGGCTCAATCAGTTCTGA
- a CDS encoding NAD-dependent epimerase/dehydratase family protein encodes MGEWTGKRTFVTGATGFLGYAIARALREQGAEVTALVRGAALPGGLVGLGVKPIRGDLHDVEALDRGMAGAEHVFHVAADVRMSRAAWADVHRTNVEGTRVMLERAKANGARRFIFTSSGSTLGKPLAATSGPVVTIDETCAYNLAHLGWVYPHTKWLAEEISLAAATPAFEVVVTHPTAIFGPWDFKHNLLPLFRATRSPAGYLSTHGMRTICDVRDVADGHLAAALRGRSGERYALAGEPMSVSDLMGRIAKEVGGHAPIAKLPAPVMRTLGRALDALGTLRGTPVLLTEEMAIQSCLRVAVSSEKAARELGYRSRPAASSLRDAAAWYREQGLL; translated from the coding sequence ATGGGCGAGTGGACGGGCAAGCGGACGTTCGTGACCGGGGCGACGGGCTTTCTGGGCTACGCGATCGCGCGCGCCCTGCGCGAGCAGGGGGCGGAGGTCACCGCCCTCGTCCGCGGCGCGGCCCTCCCGGGCGGCCTCGTCGGGCTAGGGGTGAAGCCCATACGCGGCGATCTGCACGACGTCGAGGCGCTCGACCGCGGCATGGCGGGCGCGGAGCACGTCTTCCACGTCGCGGCCGACGTGCGCATGTCGCGCGCCGCGTGGGCCGACGTGCACCGCACGAACGTGGAGGGCACGCGGGTGATGCTCGAGCGGGCCAAGGCGAACGGCGCGCGCCGGTTCATCTTCACTTCCAGCGGCTCCACCCTCGGCAAGCCGCTCGCCGCCACGAGCGGGCCGGTGGTCACCATCGACGAGACCTGCGCCTACAACCTCGCTCACCTCGGCTGGGTCTATCCGCACACCAAGTGGCTCGCCGAGGAGATCTCGCTCGCCGCCGCGACCCCCGCGTTCGAGGTCGTCGTCACCCACCCCACGGCCATCTTCGGCCCCTGGGACTTCAAGCACAACCTGCTGCCCCTCTTCCGCGCCACCCGGAGCCCGGCGGGCTACCTCTCGACCCACGGCATGCGCACGATCTGCGATGTGCGCGACGTCGCCGATGGCCACCTCGCCGCCGCGCTCCGTGGCCGATCGGGCGAACGTTACGCTCTCGCCGGCGAGCCCATGTCGGTGAGCGACCTCATGGGGCGAATCGCCAAGGAGGTCGGCGGACACGCGCCGATCGCGAAGCTGCCAGCGCCCGTGATGCGCACCCTCGGGCGCGCGCTCGACGCGCTCGGCACGCTGCGCGGGACGCCCGTACTGCTCACCGAGGAGATGGCCATTCAGTCGTGCCTTCGCGTCGCGGTCTCGAGCGAGAAGGCCGCGAGGGAGCTCGGGTATCGGTCGCGGCCGGCCGCGAGCTCCCTCCGGGACGCCGCGGCCTGGTACCGCGAGCAAGGCCTGCTGTAG
- a CDS encoding WbqC family protein — MSPRVVAIHQPDFLPWLGFFVKIAKADVFVVLDHVENNPRRAFLCKRVSFQLPGSVGFLGLVLEHPSDGRISVPLSEMVLAPEMERNLVKMERSVEQAYKRAPFYSEVFPLVADFLRSGERRLVQRNMMFIDQVLERLEIRPERVYSSGLGSTARAGELVAELCVLARGDVYLSGEGGRGYQSPESFASRGLRLAYNHFTPREYPRFQGVFAPGLSVVDALMNLGFAGTAALIAEEVTLSEARARAVGEAVRP, encoded by the coding sequence GTGAGCCCCCGCGTCGTCGCCATTCACCAGCCGGACTTCTTGCCTTGGCTCGGATTCTTCGTGAAGATCGCGAAGGCGGATGTGTTCGTCGTGCTCGACCACGTGGAGAACAACCCTCGTCGCGCGTTCCTGTGCAAGCGAGTGAGCTTTCAGCTCCCGGGGTCGGTGGGGTTCCTGGGCCTCGTGCTCGAGCACCCCTCCGACGGGCGTATCAGTGTGCCGCTCTCCGAGATGGTGCTCGCCCCGGAGATGGAACGCAATCTCGTGAAGATGGAGCGCTCGGTCGAGCAGGCCTACAAGCGCGCGCCCTTCTATTCCGAGGTGTTTCCCCTCGTTGCCGACTTTCTGCGCTCGGGGGAGCGCCGCTTGGTCCAGCGAAACATGATGTTCATCGACCAAGTCCTCGAGCGCCTGGAGATACGCCCGGAGCGAGTGTACTCGAGCGGGCTCGGCTCCACCGCCCGCGCGGGCGAGCTCGTCGCGGAGCTGTGCGTGCTCGCGCGGGGTGACGTCTATCTGAGCGGCGAGGGCGGACGGGGCTACCAGTCTCCGGAGTCGTTCGCGTCCCGCGGCCTACGCCTCGCCTACAACCACTTCACGCCGCGCGAGTACCCCCGCTTCCAGGGCGTCTTCGCCCCAGGCCTTAGCGTGGTGGATGCCCTGATGAACCTCGGCTTCGCGGGCACCGCGGCGCTGATCGCCGAGGAGGTGACCCTCTCCGAGGCCAGGGCGAGGGCCGTGGGCGAGGCCGTGCGCCCCTGA